The Osmia bicornis bicornis chromosome 11, iOsmBic2.1, whole genome shotgun sequence genome includes the window aaaatgatatataaACACTTGCGTATGGACTCTATAATGCAATGGAAAAATGTTGTTATTGTTGTGTAACTAATATTGTCCAACCATTGTTGCTTGTTTAGCAGCCAGTAGCACcgaatgcgttagtaaaatgtaaatagtacagtttaatacaaaattaattaacacgaGCGTATAATGTGCGAGCTACATAATTAAGCTTAGCACAATAAACATGCATCGGTTCTAGTGTAGACTGAATCCGTGAATCCTGTACATTagctttaatttaaaatcgaACACATGTATATTTAAGGAAAGGGTTTATTCGACaagtttatataaaattaaaagaaacatttttgcTCGAATcaactcttttttttttttttaagaaatttatcAAATGATCTATACTTTACTAATTTTGTATTCGTTATGGCCGAAGCTTTAGTAAAGTATAGAAACACTTATTTATCGCACGAATCTTTCGTTTAGTTTATAACATTTACTTTTATTGTAAAAACATCTAATAGCTGATAGCACGAATCATTATTtcgtattattaatattattctattattgtattttattctgCACACAACTGTGATCACACATATCgtgaaaagagaagaaatagTGGGAGATgccttttaaaaatttgttttattattaaacgtgcttttctttttaaatattattgttCTGCTAATGAGATGTtatatttaatactttttaaagtATCACCCGTTTTCGGTTTTGAAACACGGTCTGATTACTTTGCCTTcatcattttgaaaattttatttacggtGTTAACACTGatgtgaaaataaataattattatttatatgttTTGCGTGATATAATATTAACGACGCAGCCATTCGATTTTTACACGAGAACGAGtgcaataattataaaaaaaagaaaagtaattatGCATTCGTAAGATGTTACAACagtattaaatgaaatttatcgaATGATGCTGCTGatctaaaattatttaatcatgCCAGAATGTTAATcttgatattattttaaaaatttgttacaagTTTTTAATAAGACCTCGTCTTTTCTAAAAATCTCTTTAGTATTTacatatgttttaaaaattaagttattaaaatacatagaGAGGATCTCCCACTATTTTGTTACATTTTAAACTTCTTTTAATGTCACATCTGAGGGGAATAAAGGCCTTATTAGTGCCTTGGAGTTGATGtcaatgaaaaaaaaggacAAACATTTAATGCCCATCAtattttggaataaaaataatattgcaCGTCATTTTAAGAGAAAAtctcattaattaaaatacctAAAAATTGTCGCGGAGTAGATTTTATGAATATATGTGTAGGGTATAAAATAAATCGTTCATTAatcgaaaaataaattaataattagatcACTATTCAGACAAATATTGCCAATGAAGCTTTAAATTATTCagatttataaatatttttcgcgTATTAGAATCATTCtctaatacattatatcttgcagttaaaaagaaatcaattaCGAGAAAAGTAATatgcataaatattttataagcaGATTGACTTGAAAAACTTCTAACACAGTGAGTAAtaagtattttaaaaaaaaagctttagtgtttttatatacatatatatattacatgtataagcaattaatgaaaattgaatctGTGTTTATCATTAATgtaaacaaaaggaaacgctCCTTTCAACCATTTATCACTATGTGCAATTAAATTTCGCTGCTCATTCGTGAGATTCATTAAAGGATTTTTATCTGTCTAATTGTGGCAGAAGACaatattaatcattaaattaaagtacaaaagatgaaaaatcagaatttaAGTTAACACATATCATGTACAGTGacttttattacatttttccaattaacagatttcgaatgataattttaattaaatttaataattaataattaattacggGTATAGATGCTCTCTTGAATTGTATAAACGAAGTTTAACGATCGAAGTTCGTTAAAGTATATAGTGATGAGATTTCGAATTCCACGTTTATAAGTATATTGTATACTGAACTCGGCAATAATAAATTCTTATTATACCCAATAGCAAGATATTTTACTAATATTTATCAATACGAATAAAAAAAGGCATTTAAAGAAATTGGAAGCAACTCCAAtatattgataataaaaaaaaatcgtttGTTCAAGAACGTAATCATGTATCTTCAAAAAATGATTACCAAGCTACGTGCGAAAGTCTAAAAAACAAAATGCAAATGCGTTAGGACACCAcaattactttattattcttcttattattattactattattattaatactactattattatattaatgtaaccgttgttattatcattattgCGCAGGACTTTCGAAACACAATTGTATATATATCTTTTCCTTTTGTATTTTGgatgaaatgtatattttaataaaatatccaaagtatacatttttttaatcttgTTTATACCTTGTACGTAAATAAAAGCATATATTGGCAATGTTCTATTTTCAAATCTACTATACAATTTAGAATATACAGTAATTTCTTCCCAATAAGAGAAGTTTGACCTAAAACGGGGTGCGACCTCCTCAGTCTTATAGCGACCGCCGAGGGGTGCGGATCAACCTATCAAACGTACATATACTTCTACTTTCCCTTCGGAgtttatttattgttattattagtactatttaattacttatttaatttactttatttattttttccgCTTATTAACAAGCTCATCAAAGagaaataacatttatgatttTATCTCTCTTCTAAGCCTCGGCCAACCCATCccttttattcattattttatccttCCTTATAAGCCCCGCCTTactttttccagttatttattattttatccttccTTATGGACTAAAGTCCACTCttttcagttattaattattttattctcctTTATGGTACAAATCCATGCTtcctaattatttattattttatttctctttatgGGCCTTGCGGGGACCACCCTTCCCAGTTATTGTTTATCCTATTCCTACTCTTTATGGACCAGGGCTACCCTTTgcagttatttattttcttcattcttttcattGAACTTGCAGGGACTACTCCCACTCACCGTATTCTCGAATCCTTTGTattcctgcatcccttatagcccttatacatacatataagcTCTCTTCCAGTAAGAAATTgttacaaatttagttccttttttcgccaccagagggcgctgattcgagatcgaaattttagttgaaatttttgccgTCAGGGGGCGCTCCTTTTCGCTCAGATTTCGCGAAATTCTCGAAAAAatagcgccccctagcggtaaaaatgcgaactaaaatttcgatgtcgaatcagcgccctctggtggcaaaaaaaggaactaaatcatgctcaatttctggccctctggcggcaaaaatgcgaactaaaatttcgatgtcggatcagcgccctctggtgacaaaaaaaggaactatatcATGCTCAATTTCtagccctctggcggcaaaaatgtgaactaaaatatcgacctcgaatcagcgccctctggcggcaaaaaaaggaactaagttttgcaaaaatttaaacttaaaattatttttcacgaggctttacttacctttacttacctttacttacctgtagttacctttacttacctttactcgaaccagtggccataagtatattatttataatatatttattataagggttgaaaggaTACAAGAGATCCACGGAGAATTCAGGAGTGTAAGGGATACAAAGATATAAAGggtacagagatgtaagggatgcaaacATGTAAGGGATGCCGAGGTATAAGGAATGCCGGCATATACGAGATGCAGGAATATAGGGAATGTAGTGATATAAGGGATATAGAGATGCTAAGGATGCAGACAAGTAAGGGATGCAGTGATAAAGGCCTCGTAAGGTCCTTCaagacaaaaaaataataaataactgggaCGGTACACAAAAACCAAACAAATCGCGAAATAATAATTGCGAGATAGTGATGGATATGACCTATAATAGTTAAAGATTAGACCTAGAAAGAGTATAAAACATTGAAAGATGGAAATATAAGAATATACCTAAACTGATTTCTTATCTGAGTTTGCATATCGACATTATGGCATCCGGGGTGTCAGAGACCCCCTGAGTCACGAGTCCTtgaaaacaaaggcatgtccagtcttctactatctatagtcactgtTGTAGACAGTGTTGATATGTAGTAGAACAGGATTATTTGCTTAATAAAAGATATCATTTCAATTTGTTTTACACGATGGCGACGTTCGAAGTACTAAGGAAGGAATACAGTGTAAGAGTTATGGGAAACGATATAATCACATATAATTGATTACAATTTCGAGGTTATACggtttatgttattaatgatattttattttgtatttcaggATTATTTACAACAATGTTTTAAAGTGTCAGATGTACAAACGTTTCAAAAGAAGTGTACTGAGCGATGTACAAATGAAGGTGATAGGAAAGCTGCTATCGATCAAGCATTAAGGGACACTCTTCTTGTAATATTATCTGAAAATGCATCAAGCAATGTACAGTTGCTTGAAACTTATATCACATTTTGTATTGAATTATGCAAAAAAGATTTAGCAACTGCAAGTATGCCAGTAATGTTACTTGGTGATATTTTTGATTCCATGACATTGGATAGATGCGAACAACTCTTTACTTTTGTTGAAAATAACGTTGTTGTATGGAAGGAAGATTTATTCTTCAGTgcttgtaaaaataatttattaagaatGTGTAATGATTTGCTTAGAAGGCTAAGTAGATCGCAGCAAACTGTGTTTTGTGGAAggattttattattcttagcTAAGTTTTTCCCCTTCTCTGAGAGATCTGGTCTTAATATTGTTagtgaatttaatttagaaaattacaCAGAATTTGGGTCTGAAAAATCAGAAGGAGATGATTTAGAGCAAGTAACTAAAGATGAAGATAAATCAGAAAGTAAAGTGCCAattgattataatttatacagAAAATTTTGGGCACTGCAAGATTTCTTTAGAAATCCAAATCAATGTTATATGAAAATGTATTGGAAAGTATTTTCAGCAGTAAGTTTCAGCTACATTATTGGAATCATAAAATTATACGttgtaaagaaattttatatttttccattCATGTTTTTCTAGCATGCTTCAAGTGTGCTATCAGCATTTTCATCTTTCAAATTGGAAGAACAACGTTCTTACCCAGCAACATCTGTAAAACTTGATACTTCAATGGAAGGATCTCATAAAGAAACTCcttattttgcaaaatatcTAACAAATCAGAAATTGCTGGAATTACAGTTATCAGATTCCAATTTTAGACGATATGTATTGCTGCAATTTCTCATTCTTTTCCAGTATCTTAATAGCACTGTAAAATTTAAAGCGTAAGTATCTGAATTTGCACGCACTCCTTTTGTACTTGGATTACATTACATTTGAATTCACAATTCCTCTTGATAGAATTGCACATTTCTTATGAAATATTAGTAAAACGATTTTGAAAGCTATAAAACGATGTTTGTTTTCCAAAGCTTCCTTGCCAGTGGCTATGAGACAAGGTCTGCTTTCCTTAAATAGTGTTTTGAACTATTTTCAAAACAGAGTCTCAAtaaattttgtcatttttaagTGAAACACATGA containing:
- the LOC114876994 gene encoding THO complex subunit 1 isoform X1 — its product is MATFEVLRKEYSDYLQQCFKVSDVQTFQKKCTERCTNEGDRKAAIDQALRDTLLVILSENASSNVQLLETYITFCIELCKKDLATASMPVMLLGDIFDSMTLDRCEQLFTFVENNVVVWKEDLFFSACKNNLLRMCNDLLRRLSRSQQTVFCGRILLFLAKFFPFSERSGLNIVSEFNLENYTEFGSEKSEGDDLEQVTKDEDKSESKVPIDYNLYRKFWALQDFFRNPNQCYMKMYWKVFSAHASSVLSAFSSFKLEEQRSYPATSVKLDTSMEGSHKETPYFAKYLTNQKLLELQLSDSNFRRYVLLQFLILFQYLNSTVKFKAFLASGYETSETHELKPDQVDWVKATTEQVYALLAETPPDGPAFAETVKNILKREEHWNAWKNEGCPPFKKPAPDSSSDIEDVRKPKRPRHRIGDVIRDAQTVGKYHMGNPELTKLWNLCPNNLEACKSKDRDFLPSLETYFEEAIMQLDPSAMVDDEYKKVNDGNFGWRALRLLARRSPHFFVHGNYPINKLPEYLETMIKKIAKDRPQTQSDIKLETEETPPSEATDQEFSEDVLKQESEQVESENTDTKSRKLTKVTPEMVAKLSEILKGDWKKLATKLGYTSEEITFFQSKPTPYEQCKNMLEIWAEEDVDASMENLAYILEGLKFTEALAVLKS
- the LOC114876994 gene encoding THO complex subunit 1 isoform X3 yields the protein MATFEVLRKEYSDYLQQCFKVSDVQTFQKKCTERCTNEGDRKAAIDQALRDTLLVILSENASSNVQLLETYITFCIELCKKDLATASMPVMLLGDIFDSMTLDRCEQLFTFVENNVVVWKEDLFFSACKNNLLRMCNDLLRRLSRSQQTVFCGRILLFLAKFFPFSERSGLNIVSEFNLENYTEFGSEKSEGDDLEQVTKDEDKSESKVPIDYNLYRKFWALQDFFRNPNQCYMKMYWKVFSAHASSVLSAFSSFKLEEQRSYPATSVKLDTSMEGSHKETPYFAKYLTNQKLLELQLSDSNFRRYVLLQFLILFQYLNSTVKFKAETHELKPDQVDWVKATTEQVYALLAETPPDGPAFAETVKNILKREEHWNAWKNEGCPPFKKPAPDSSSDIEDVRKPKRPRHRIGDVIRDAQTVGKYHMGNPELTKLWNLCPNNLEACKSKDRDFLPSLETYFEEAIMQLDPSAMVDDEYKKVNDGNFGWRALRLLARRSPHFFVHGNYPINKLPEYLETMIKKIAKDRPQTQSDIKLETEETPPSEATDQEFSEDVLKQESEQVESENTDTKSRKLTKVTPEMVAKLSEILKGDWKKLATKLGYTSEEITFFQSKPTPYEQCKNMLEIWAEEDVDASMENLAYILEGLKFTEALAVLKS
- the LOC114876994 gene encoding THO complex subunit 1 isoform X2; its protein translation is MATFEVLRKEYSDYLQQCFKVSDVQTFQKKCTERCTNEGDRKAAIDQALRDTLLVILSENASSNVQLLETYITFCIELCKKDLATASMPVMLLGDIFDSMTLDRCEQLFTFVENNVVVWKEDLFFSACKNNLLRMCNDLLRRLSRSQQTVFCGRILLFLAKFFPFSERSGLNIVSEFNLENYTEFGSEKSEGDDLEQVTKDEDKSESKVPIDYNLYRKFWALQDFFRNPNQCYMKMYWKVFSAHASSVLSAFSSFKLEEQRSYPATSVKLDTSMEGSHKETPYFAKYLTNQKLLELQLSDSNFRRYVLLQFLILFQYLNSTVKFKAFLASGYETSETHELKPDQVDWVKATTEQVYALLAETPPDGPAFAETVKNILKREEHWNAWKNEGCPPFKKPAPDSSSDIEDVRKPKRPRHRIGDVIRDAQTVGKYHMGNPELTKLWNLCPNNLEACKSKDRDFLPSLETYFEEAIMQLDPSAMVDDEYKKVNDGNFGWRALRLLARRSPHFFVHGNYPINKLPEYLETMIKKIAKDRPTQSDIKLETEETPPSEATDQEFSEDVLKQESEQVESENTDTKSRKLTKVTPEMVAKLSEILKGDWKKLATKLGYTSEEITFFQSKPTPYEQCKNMLEIWAEEDVDASMENLAYILEGLKFTEALAVLKS